The Deltaproteobacteria bacterium sequence GACACGAGCGATGAATTCCTTAGCCACCTGCAGATAAATTACCGTGGTCGAAATGTCTTCATGGCCCATCATTTTTTGAATGACGCGTAGATCTACGCCCTGCTCCAAAAGGTGTGTTGCAAAGCTATGGCGTAAAGAATAAAGGCACGACTTCTCGCCAAGTCTAGCCTTGGGCTTAAGACGCCTAAAGACTGCGCTTACCGAGTCCACGTTCATTGGCTCGCCAGGTTGTTCTCCGGGAAAGATGAAGCCCTGTCGCGGTGGTTTAGTTGCCCGCCAGTAGTCACGCAGTAGCTCAAGCAATTGATCCGAAAGCATCACATACCGGTCCTTGGCTCCCTTACCGTGACGCACATGAATTACTTTTTCATTCGTGTTTATGTCAGCCACTTTGAGAAAAGTAAGTTCCACAGGCCGCACTCCCGTGGCATACATCGTCGTCAGTAAGGCGCGGTGCTTAATGTTTGTGGCGCACTTTAAAAGTCGTGTGATCTCATCTCTCGACAAAACAACCGGCAAAGAC is a genomic window containing:
- a CDS encoding integrase, whose amino-acid sequence is MYRIKSTPPHITEFVKQMEIRGRSKKTILGYAESLDYFFKFYVGLKPSNLTINKINDYQSHLIRKRKHSPAYVNSQTAAIKFFCRSVLKKDWDYNLIPYMKDVRSLPVVLSRDEITRLLKCATNIKHRALLTTMYATGVRPVELTFLKVADINTNEKVIHVRHGKGAKDRYVMLSDQLLELLRDYWRATKPPRQGFIFPGEQPGEPMNVDSVSAVFRRLKPKARLGEKSCLYSLRHSFATHLLEQGVDLRVIQKMMGHEDISTTVIYLQVAKEFIARVVSPLDHLQPGR